Proteins from a single region of Artemia franciscana chromosome 2, ASM3288406v1, whole genome shotgun sequence:
- the LOC136035435 gene encoding uncharacterized protein LOC136035435 encodes MEEQFVSMHKKYTRVALPKANIELIKAKQKAWRDYKSNRQSNDQGKHSRGSATGFGKQQEEKESLENEPENEDHFSREEPIQGLSDSIRPIEINHSDYLKKLRELNPSKSTGPDNLHLKLLKELATGITEPLVYIYRKSLELGELPAIWKKAIVVPISKGGRREDPSNYRPISLTCITWKKAFDKVPHKRLVQKLRKYALSSSGSSSSLLQWITDFLTGRKQVVCVEGCLSNTEEEVLSRVPQGSILGPLLYNLYINDLVEGIESDILLYADDTKLCRVISSCEDIHHLQADLQRIDDWMKKWIIEINTQKSHMLTLGPQNFSSSYSLGSAALPLSKEERDQGILVDSELNFSEAVVKKSSKVAGMIRRNFSCEDEKMLATLYKSLVRSILEYGHCSTGPYYSKDIDALGNVQRRITKFSPRLRFLPYEERLRKLEIPTLAYRFHRGDLIEMYKLCNGAYDNVTAQRIVQFNKNHLRGHQYKMSTERFYKDMGRWTFGNRVVQHWNNLPERGNLVLKQWLQSCPNYPYIDQLASALPSHGFSSLQRIVNGIQIWKRSYTCSRKDAPKIEFEEETTPKRKLYVKKLRIRSVKEDFCLKLQSQFASPTGSDKDPSTLRKENRNTTERLLPKLLAMQLKS; translated from the exons ATGGAAGAACAATTTGTTTCTATGCACAAGAAATACACCCGTGTTGCATTACCTAAAGCCAATATTGAACTgattaaagcaaaacaaaaagcatggaGAGACTACAAAAGCAATCGACAAAGTAACGACCAAGGAAAACATTCAAGAGGCTCCGCAACAGGGTTCGGAAAGCAACAGGAAGAGAAGGAAAGCTTAGAGAAC GAACCTGAGAACGAAGACCACTTTAGCCGCGAGGAACCAATTCAAGGTCTAAGTGACTCGATAAGACCAATAGAGATCAACCATAGCGATTATCTAAAGAAACTCAGAGAACTTAACCCAAGCAAGTCCACAGGCCCAGACAATCTACATCTGAAACTACTCAAAGAACTTGCAACGGGAATAACAGAGCCACTAGTCTACATTTACAGAAAGTCTCTTGAACTCGGTGAGCTTCCcgctatttggaaaaaagctatTGTCGTCCCAATATCCAAAGGAGGGAGACGAGAAGACCCATCAAACTACAGACCGATAAGCCTTACTTGTATCACGTGGAAA aaagcctttgacaaagttccCCATAAGCGTCTCGTCCAGAAGCTCAGAAAATACGCTCTCTCCTCATCCGGGTCCTCATCCAGTCTTCTTCAATGGATTACGGACTTCTTAACTGGCAGAAAGCAAGTTGTGTGCGTAGAAGGTTGTCTCAGCAATACCGAAGAGGAAGTTCTTAGCAGAGTACCCCAGGGGTCAATCCTCGGCCCCCTTCTGTATAATCTCTACATCAACGACCTAGTTGAGGGCATCGAATCTGACATCCTTCTCTACGCGGACGACACAAAGCTTTGTCGTGTCATCTCGTCATGTGAAGACATTCACCACCTGCAGGCGGATCTCCAACGAATCGATGACTGGATGAAGAAGTGGATCATAGAAATCAATACCCAGAAAAGTCATATGCTCACTCTGGGTCCACAAAACTTTTCGTCCTCATACTCTCTTGGTTCTGCTGCACTCCCTCTtagtaaagaagaaagagaccaaggcatcttagtggattctgaactgaacttcagtGAAGCTGTTGTCAAGAAATCTTCCAAAGTTGCTGGtatgatcagaagaaacttctcgtGCGAGGACGAAAAAATGCTTGCTACGCTCTATAAGTCCCTTGTCCGCTCGATTCTTGAGTATGGACATTGTTCTACAGGACCATACTACAGCAAGGACATAGATGCTCTCGGAAATGTTCAGAGGAGGATAACTAAATTCTCTCCCAGGTTACGCTTCCTTCCCTACGAAGAGCggcttagaaagcttgaaatcccaaccctcgcctatagattccatcgtggtgatcttattgaaatgtacaagctatgcaatggagcctatgataacgtaacagcccagagaatcgtgcagttcaataaaaatcatctccgagGACATCAGTACAAAATGAGTACGGAACGCttttacaaggacatgggccgatggactttcggcaaccgagtggttcagcattggaacaacttaccagaaaga GGTAACTTGGTGCTCAAGCAATGGCTCCAAAGTTGCCCAAATTACCCATATATTGATCAGCTAGCGTCAGCACTCCCCAGTCATGGATTTTCGAGCTTACAGAGGATCGTAAACGGGATCCAAATCTGGAAGCGATCCTATACTTGTAGCCGCAAAGATGCtcctaaaattgaatttgaggAAGAGACAACCCCCAAAAGGAAGTTATACGTCAAGAAACTGAGAATTCGATCAGTAAAAGAAGACTTTTGCCTAAAGTTACAGAGTCAGTTTGCAAGCCCGACAGGCAGTGATAAAGATCCCTCCACCCTAAGGAAAGAAAACCGGAACACCACTGAAAGGCTACTGCCAAAGTTATTGGCTATGCAGCTGaaaagctga